Below is a genomic region from Raphanus sativus cultivar WK10039 chromosome 4, ASM80110v3, whole genome shotgun sequence.
aaataagctTAGTGACCTATGTTATATATCTTGACTCTTAACCTCAGAACCGTGCCTCAGATATAATAGCCCTGAagcataaatttttttttggcccatttctttaaaaaagctgtaaaaattctaaaaaatgaAGTTGTGGACTATCAAAACCAGTTATGTATACTCTCTGGGACAATGATGCAACCGGTTAAACTATATAAGATTTTTGTAATTATTGGccctttaaaataattatcttcTCCGGCCCTGGAGCATATGTTTTATCAGCCTCTATTCAGGCACGGCCCTGCTTAAACTGGGTCCTGTAAACACTTTGGCTAGTTCCGCCACTGGATGAGCACTTAGATAGCTATCATAATTTGATCAGGACTAGTTTGCTTAGACTGAATTAGACACCAAACAACTTCAACCATATACCTTACCAATTGTCATTGCTTAAGCTTAACTCAATGTTCCATGCGGATAAGGCGCCTGGTCTCGACGGGTTCTCTGCTGGGTTTTATCATTCCTACTGGGACATCATTGGGGAAGACATATATCGAGACATCTGTGAGTTCTTCGAAACAGGGCAGCTTCACCAGAGACAGAACGAGACTCACATTCGTCTTATTCCTAAGGTCACTTGCCCTCGGAAAGTGTCAGATTTTCGGCCTATAGCACTGTGCACTACACATTACAAAATCATTGCGAAAATCCTCACGAACCGTCTACAGCCTTTACTGCCTCGGATTATATCTCCACACCAATCTGCCTTTGTCCCGAAGAGAGCAATCGGAGACAACGTGTTGATTACTCATGAGATTCTCCACTATCTCCGCACCTCACAAGCCAAGGTTCGTTGCTCTATGGCGGTAAAGACGGACATGAGTAAGGCATACAATCGTATTGAGTGGTCCTTCCTGGAGATGGTTCTTCAGAGATTGGGTTTCCATGAGAAGTGGATCTCTTGGATCATGACCTGTGTGACTTCCGTTTCATACTCTTTCCTGATCAATGATGGACCGCAAGGAAGGGTGCTCCCCTCGAGAGGACTCCGTCAAGGAGACCCCCTCTCACCCTACCTCTTCATCCTTTGTACTGAAGTCCTGTTGGGAATGTGTACGAAAGCACAAGAAGCAGGTCAGATTCCGGGAATTAAGGTGGCTCGCAACTGTCCTCCGATCAATCATCTCCTGTTTGCGGATGACACGATGTTTTTCACTAGATCGGACAGTGCGAGTTGTGCTAACCTTTTATCCCTCCTTGCTCAGTATGAGAAAGCCTCTGGGCAGTGCATCAGTCCGAGTAAATCTGCCATCACGTTTTCCTCCAAGACTCCGGGGGTTGCGAAAGACCGGGTTAAGCTCTCTCTTGGTATTGATAAAGAGGGAGGGATTGGAAAATACCTTGGATTACCGGAACATTTCGGTCGGAAGAAGCGCGATATCTTCAATAACATCATCGACCGGATCCGCCAGCGAGCAATCAGCTGGTCCTCCCGGTACCTATCGCGCGCTGGAAAGCAAGTGTTGCTGAAATCTGTTCTGACGGCGATACCATCCTATGCAATGTCATGCTTCAGATTACCAGCCTCCTTATGTAAGCAAATTCAATCTATCCTCACCCGCTTCTGGTGGGATGCGAAACCAAGTGTGAGGAAGATTTGTTGGGTAGCTTGGTCGACTCTTACGCTTTGGGTTTAGAGATGTTGAATGCTTCAACCAAGCTCTGTTGGCTAAGATAGCATGGCGACTTTTAGAGGAACCGGATTCCTTGTTAGGACAGACCCTCAGGGGCAAATACTTCTCGGACTCCTCTTTGCTTGACTGCTCGAGCCCGAACTCTGCCTCACATGGCTGGCGGGGCATTTTGTGGGGTAGAGATCTTCTGATAGCTGGCTTAGGGTGGAGTATTGGAAACGGCGAGACGGTTAATGTCTGGAGGGATCCGTGGCTATCTCCGCAGACCCCGACGAGGCCGATGGGTCCTCCTACCAGAGAAAATCAGGAACTCAGGGTCTCTGATCTCATCCTGGGTCAGTCAAATGAATGGAACTTACAGGCAGTTCGACAACATCTGCCTCAATATGAGGATCTTATCCTGCAAATCATTCCTAGCTCCCTCAACAAACGTGATGAACTGGTGTGGTTGCATGAGAAATCAGGAAAATACTCCACTAAATCCGGCTACGCCATATCTCGTTTGCAAGGCCATCCACCTAATAATGAGGAGTTCCCATGGAAGAAATGCATCTCGAACATCAACACTGCACCAAAAATTCAAACTTTTCTCTGGAAAGCCAGGAGTGGAGCCTTACCAGTGGGATCGATGTTGCTGACTCGTGGTATACAAGCGGATGCCCGTTGCAAAAGATGCAGCCTACTGGAAACACCGCTCCACCTTTTCATCCAGTGCCCCTTCGCGATCCAAGTCTGGATAATATCCCAGCCCTTCTCAAGCCTCAGCACTGTCCATCTCGTCCCTCAGTGAGCTGCTGATAAGCAATACGAAGATGATCAATCTTCCACCTACAGGGCTAGCTTCCACGCCTATCTACCCCTGGGTCTACTGGCACCTGTGGAAGAATAGGAACAAGCTCATTTTTGAGGATAAAGCCTGGAGTGCAACTGAGTTAGTTACCAAAGTGATCCAGGATGCCCGGAACTGGGAAATGCAAACAGTGGCCTCCGCTTAGCGCCGCCTCTGAAACCATGTGCTAGAACTGTTTTGAGTGTTTTGCCTTTGAATAATGCAGGTTTCGTTTGCTACACTGATGGAGCGTGGGATCCTCGTTCCAGAATTAGTGGTCAGGGTTGGGTTATTTCTGATCATCTAGGTGCTACTGTGATGCACCAATCTTCAAACCGCTCTCATGTCGCCTCTCCCCTTGTGGTAGAAACACTCGCGGTAAAGGCTGCTCTTCTTGATGCAGTCGATAATGGCTTCCTTCAGTTGACTCTGTTCTCTAATTCGAAGACCCTCGTTAATCTCCTCAACTCTTCGTCATCTACTCTGGAGCTCCAGAGCATCTTATTTGATATTAGAGTCCTGAGTCGCAGATTCGAGTCTATCTCCTTTTCTTTTATCCCCCGTGCGGGAAATGTTATTGCGGATTCCTTAGCTAAATCTGCTCTTCACTCTTTTGTAATGCCTCTCCTTGGAGAGTGACTCTGTTTTATTTAATCTAATGAAGtagtttgttcaa
It encodes:
- the LOC108850255 gene encoding uncharacterized protein LOC108850255, with the translated sequence MFHADKAPGLDGFSAGFYHSYWDIIGEDIYRDICEFFETGQLHQRQNETHIRLIPKVTCPRKVSDFRPIALCTTHYKIIAKILTNRLQPLLPRIISPHQSAFVPKRAIGDNVLITHEILHYLRTSQAKVRCSMAVKTDMSKAYNRIEWSFLEMVLQRLGFHEKWISWIMTCVTSVSYSFLINDGPQGRVLPSRGLRQGDPLSPYLFILCTEVLLGMCTKAQEAGQIPGIKVARNCPPINHLLFADDTMFFTRSDSASCANLLSLLAQYEKASGQCISPSKSAITFSSKTPGVAKDRVKLSLGIDKEGGIGKYLGLPEHFGRKKRDIFNNIIDRIRQRAISWSSRDVECFNQALLAKIAWRLLEEPDSLLGQTLRGKYFSDSSLLDCSSPNSASHGWRGILWGRDLLIAGLGWSIGNGETVNVWRDPWLSPQTPTRPMGPPTRENQELRVSDLILGQSNEWNLQAVRQHLPQYEDLILQIIPSSLNKRDELVWLHEKSGKYSTKSGYAISRLQGHPPNNEEFPWKKCISNINTAPKIQTFLWKARSGALPVGSMLLTRGFVCYTDGAWDPRSRISGQGWVISDHLGATVMHQSSNRSHVASPLVVETLAVKAALLDAVDNGFLQLTLFSNSKTLVNLLNSSSSTLELQSILFDIRVLSRRFESISFSFIPRAGNVIADSLAKSALHSFVMPLLGE